Proteins from a genomic interval of Neorhodopirellula lusitana:
- a CDS encoding LL-diaminopimelate aminotransferase, with protein sequence MSTASAETQAETADPYFQNLFAERIGGAEYGKGTAIYKFEKIKRAKRKALADHPERQLLDFGIGENDSMADVSIRETMTKEINRVENRGYADNGVAEYKEAAARFMDRNFGVKLDAATQINHCIGSKPAYAMLPACFINPGDITMMTVPGYPVAGTHTQYYGGEVYRLPLLAENGFMPDLDAIPDEIYRRTKLMVLNYPNSPTGGTATKEFFAKVVKLAKEKEFVVVNDAAHIVLTFDGKPMSFLETPGALDVGVEVHSMSKGYDMIGWRMGFVAGHPLIVQAFADVKDNSDSGQFIATQKAAAAALDSDSIPEQIRAKYRRRMEKLVKVLKDAGFEAEVPGGTYFLYTKAPTHAASGETFAAAEDATRFLIEENGIVTVPWDDAGAFLRFSVTYIAEDEAAEDALMAETAARLAGAGLQWKS encoded by the coding sequence ATGTCGACCGCCTCCGCTGAAACTCAAGCCGAAACCGCTGATCCCTACTTCCAAAACCTGTTCGCTGAGCGAATCGGTGGTGCTGAATACGGCAAGGGAACGGCCATCTACAAGTTCGAAAAGATCAAACGAGCGAAGCGGAAGGCGCTGGCCGACCATCCCGAGCGTCAGCTCTTAGACTTTGGGATCGGCGAGAACGACTCGATGGCCGATGTGAGCATCCGTGAAACGATGACCAAGGAAATCAATCGCGTCGAAAACCGTGGCTACGCCGACAACGGTGTCGCTGAGTACAAGGAAGCTGCCGCTCGGTTCATGGACCGAAACTTTGGCGTCAAGCTGGATGCCGCGACCCAAATCAATCACTGCATCGGCAGCAAGCCAGCCTACGCGATGTTGCCGGCGTGCTTCATCAATCCGGGCGACATCACGATGATGACCGTGCCGGGCTATCCCGTCGCTGGGACTCACACACAGTATTACGGCGGGGAAGTTTATCGCTTGCCGTTGTTGGCTGAAAACGGCTTCATGCCTGACTTGGATGCCATCCCGGATGAAATCTATCGTCGGACCAAGTTGATGGTGCTGAACTATCCCAACAGCCCGACCGGTGGAACGGCGACGAAGGAATTCTTCGCCAAGGTGGTGAAGTTGGCCAAAGAAAAAGAGTTCGTCGTCGTTAACGATGCCGCGCACATCGTGTTGACGTTTGATGGCAAGCCGATGAGCTTCCTGGAAACACCCGGTGCTTTGGATGTCGGTGTCGAAGTTCACTCGATGAGCAAGGGCTACGACATGATCGGCTGGCGGATGGGCTTCGTCGCCGGTCACCCGTTAATCGTGCAGGCTTTCGCGGACGTCAAAGACAACAGCGACAGCGGCCAGTTCATTGCGACTCAAAAAGCGGCCGCAGCGGCGTTGGATAGCGATTCGATTCCAGAACAAATTCGTGCGAAGTACCGTCGCCGGATGGAGAAACTGGTGAAGGTGTTGAAGGACGCTGGCTTCGAAGCGGAAGTCCCCGGCGGTACCTACTTCCTTTACACCAAGGCTCCGACACACGCGGCGTCGGGCGAAACATTTGCAGCAGCGGAAGACGCCACTCGTTTCTTGATTGAAGAGAACGGGATCGTCACCGTGCCGTGGGACGATGCGGGTGCGTTCTTGCGATTTAGCGTGACCTACATCGCTGAAGACGAAGCAGCGGAAGATGCCTTGATGGCAGAAACCGCGGCTCGATTGGCCGGAGCCGGGTTGCAATGGAAATCCTAG
- a CDS encoding PH domain-containing protein, with translation MNVSEETILWEAEFNPKVKVYWLISAVLTTLLTLVLIPLLPLIAPLAWYIAGLYLRSHRCTLTARTLKVSRGVLVRQEKTVPLDRITDLGLVQGPIMRMLELEAVSVETAGQSGPGSLVRLTGIRNGRAFRDAVLEQRDRVTSGEPAHLASHGEPDLKVDSNVQATLVEIRDILKRIENQSASL, from the coding sequence ATGAACGTCTCAGAAGAAACCATCCTTTGGGAAGCGGAATTCAATCCTAAGGTCAAAGTGTACTGGTTGATCAGTGCGGTTTTGACAACGCTCTTGACTCTTGTGTTGATTCCGCTCTTGCCGTTGATCGCTCCCCTGGCCTGGTACATCGCCGGGCTCTATTTAAGAAGCCATCGCTGCACGCTGACGGCGCGAACCCTGAAGGTCAGCCGTGGCGTGTTGGTTCGGCAAGAAAAGACGGTGCCGCTGGATCGCATCACTGATCTGGGGCTGGTCCAAGGGCCGATCATGCGAATGTTGGAACTGGAGGCAGTCAGCGTTGAAACCGCCGGGCAATCTGGACCGGGATCCTTGGTTCGGCTGACTGGCATTCGCAACGGGCGAGCTTTTCGCGATGCGGTGTTGGAGCAGCGTGATCGGGTGACCAGTGGCGAGCCGGCTCATTTGGCATCGCACGGGGAACCGGATTTGAAAGTGGATTCAAATGTTCAAGCGACGTTGGTCGAGATCCGCGATATCTTGAAGCGGATTGAAAACCAATCGGCCTCGCTTTGA
- a CDS encoding redoxin domain-containing protein yields the protein MTRSPRIRTWPLALLTAFSCLLTPANSQAAQPFLLQMIRDDAVHQELQLTDSQIDQVYEAIAQVDPRWWVSRITPAEKQQAEIQQLTDQLQTNLDELLNADQRLRLQQLVRQAHGTRMARSPGVAEALQLTTEQLADLETRFTETDTKVAAIQKQLAAKDTTPQAAAQEIAQAQQNERQGILETLTTEQQTAIGPLVGKSFNFSAIKRTYPRAPEFITEGATWIGESPVRMQDLRGKVVAVYFYAFQCINCQRNFPHYKSWHDDLADEGLVVIGIQTPETSAERDPKRVQEAYQSDKFQFPVLFDEASNNWRAWGNTMWPTTYLIDKQGFIRRWWQGEMNWQGTLGEQQMRESIQTLLAE from the coding sequence ATGACCAGATCGCCACGGATTCGCACTTGGCCCCTTGCTCTTTTAACCGCGTTTTCCTGCCTTCTAACGCCTGCCAACAGCCAAGCCGCACAGCCATTCTTGTTGCAAATGATTCGCGACGATGCGGTGCATCAAGAGTTGCAACTGACCGACTCCCAGATCGACCAGGTGTACGAAGCGATCGCCCAGGTCGACCCTCGATGGTGGGTCAGCCGAATCACACCGGCTGAAAAACAGCAGGCTGAAATTCAACAGCTCACCGACCAACTCCAGACCAATCTCGACGAACTACTCAACGCCGACCAGCGACTCCGCTTGCAACAGCTAGTTCGGCAGGCCCACGGAACGCGCATGGCCCGCTCGCCCGGTGTCGCCGAAGCACTGCAATTGACGACCGAGCAACTCGCCGATTTGGAAACACGGTTCACAGAAACCGATACCAAAGTCGCGGCAATCCAAAAGCAACTGGCCGCCAAAGACACCACCCCTCAAGCCGCAGCTCAAGAGATTGCCCAAGCTCAACAAAACGAACGCCAGGGCATCCTTGAAACGCTCACCACCGAACAACAGACCGCTATCGGACCGCTCGTCGGCAAGTCGTTCAATTTCTCCGCCATCAAACGCACCTACCCTCGCGCCCCTGAATTCATCACCGAGGGCGCCACCTGGATCGGCGAATCACCCGTCCGCATGCAAGACCTACGCGGCAAAGTCGTGGCCGTGTATTTCTATGCGTTCCAGTGCATAAACTGCCAACGCAACTTCCCGCACTACAAGAGCTGGCACGATGACTTGGCCGACGAAGGGCTGGTCGTGATCGGCATCCAAACCCCCGAAACCTCCGCCGAACGCGACCCAAAACGAGTCCAAGAAGCCTACCAAAGTGATAAATTTCAGTTCCCAGTGCTGTTTGACGAAGCCTCCAACAATTGGCGGGCGTGGGGCAATACGATGTGGCCCACCACCTACCTGATCGACAAGCAAGGCTTCATCCGTCGCTGGTGGCAAGGAGAAATGAATTGGCAGGGTACGCTTGGGGAGCAACAAATGCGAGAATCGATTCAAACGCTGCTCGCTGAGTGA
- a CDS encoding thiamine-phosphate kinase: MEQSFLAYLRGRTRSLPQVEVGIGDDAAVLSIGDTSLRQVACTDQIIDGVDFLSETQSLADIGYKSIAINLSDIAAMGATPTAAMVTLALPKDNATEIAGEVYEGILEACAKYQVAIAGGDLSTHDGVLSISVTLLGTVTDPWLRSTAIEGDAVFVSGSLGGSIAGRHLRPEPRIELANQLRQLAQVHAAIDVSDGFSLDLDRMLAASRVGIELDIDAIPISDAAQELAQTSGRSPLEHAWSDGEDFEIIFTVSEEDAKKLTDAQLETQITRVGTVVGRTGLWKRTTGSKFERVFPQGYIHEATATASES; the protein is encoded by the coding sequence ATGGAACAGTCTTTCCTTGCCTACCTTCGAGGCCGAACTCGCAGCCTGCCCCAGGTCGAAGTGGGCATCGGCGACGATGCCGCCGTTCTCTCCATCGGCGACACTTCGCTACGCCAGGTCGCCTGCACCGACCAAATCATTGACGGCGTCGACTTCCTAAGCGAAACGCAATCGCTAGCCGACATTGGCTACAAATCCATCGCGATTAATCTCAGCGACATTGCCGCGATGGGTGCAACGCCCACCGCGGCAATGGTGACTCTGGCACTCCCGAAAGACAACGCCACCGAAATCGCCGGTGAAGTCTACGAAGGCATTCTCGAAGCCTGTGCAAAATACCAAGTTGCCATCGCCGGTGGTGACCTGTCCACGCACGACGGCGTGCTTTCGATCAGCGTCACCTTGCTGGGTACGGTCACCGATCCGTGGTTGCGCAGCACCGCGATCGAAGGGGATGCCGTATTCGTTTCCGGCTCCCTTGGCGGCAGCATCGCTGGCCGCCACCTCCGTCCCGAACCGCGAATCGAACTGGCAAACCAACTTCGACAACTCGCCCAGGTCCACGCCGCAATCGACGTCAGCGACGGCTTCAGCCTGGACCTCGACCGCATGCTGGCGGCCAGTCGAGTGGGAATCGAACTGGATATCGACGCCATTCCTATCTCCGATGCCGCTCAAGAACTCGCCCAAACCAGCGGTCGATCACCGCTGGAACACGCTTGGAGCGACGGCGAGGACTTTGAAATCATCTTCACCGTTAGCGAAGAAGACGCAAAAAAACTCACCGACGCCCAACTCGAAACCCAAATTACTCGCGTCGGCACCGTGGTTGGACGAACCGGCCTTTGGAAACGAACCACGGGAAGCAAGTTCGAACGCGTCTTCCCGCAAGGCTACATCCACGAAGCAACCGCCACAGCATCTGAATCATGA
- the aroC gene encoding chorismate synthase, which translates to MEILGGPHYAVAGAGESHGPAVTTIIHGCPPGYRIRRSEVQPFLDRRRPGGNKHGTPRNEKDKVVFLSGLFRDDIDQLLSGSTLSVEVDGASYQTEGYEDGFTTGEPIAAMVLSTSKKSGDYTQFTGPGGEVRPGHTDLVKFHQSKGFVDIRGGGRSSYRSTISDVVGGSVARILLREMFGTRLVSSITQVGALKANKRLCDVLQASSAADQVDAVQRQLDEAEIPSVDTDFASEAGELIKETRKRGDSLGAAVEVVAVGVPPLLGQPLYQSLKVRLMGALGGLNAAQSCEIGSGMDVIERVGSENNDPIRHDGYQSNTHGGLLGGITTGSPLVARVGFKPTSTINLPQKSVTKDLSDIDFELAKGRHDPCVGVRAGVTLESRMAIELLNAVLAYQATAHAGDAIRLFDR; encoded by the coding sequence ATGGAAATCCTAGGCGGCCCGCATTACGCCGTCGCTGGTGCCGGTGAGTCACACGGGCCTGCGGTAACCACGATCATTCACGGTTGCCCACCGGGGTACCGGATTCGCCGGTCCGAGGTGCAGCCGTTTTTGGATCGTCGTCGACCGGGCGGCAATAAGCATGGCACGCCGCGGAACGAGAAGGACAAGGTCGTGTTCCTGTCCGGTCTGTTCCGTGACGACATCGATCAGTTGTTGAGCGGCTCGACTTTGTCGGTCGAGGTCGATGGAGCCTCGTATCAAACCGAAGGTTATGAAGATGGCTTCACGACCGGCGAGCCGATTGCGGCCATGGTGCTGTCAACCAGCAAGAAGTCCGGCGACTACACCCAGTTCACGGGGCCCGGTGGAGAGGTTCGGCCTGGGCATACCGATCTGGTGAAGTTTCATCAGTCCAAGGGGTTCGTTGACATCCGTGGCGGTGGTCGTTCGAGCTACCGGAGCACGATCAGTGATGTGGTGGGCGGCAGTGTCGCAAGAATCTTGTTGCGGGAAATGTTCGGCACTCGGTTGGTCTCATCGATCACTCAAGTGGGAGCTTTGAAGGCGAACAAGCGACTTTGCGATGTCTTGCAGGCTTCCTCGGCGGCGGATCAGGTTGACGCGGTTCAGCGGCAATTGGACGAGGCGGAGATTCCGTCGGTGGATACTGACTTTGCCAGCGAAGCCGGGGAGTTAATCAAGGAAACTCGCAAACGAGGTGACTCGCTTGGCGCGGCCGTGGAAGTGGTCGCGGTCGGGGTTCCGCCGTTGCTTGGGCAACCGCTTTACCAAAGCTTGAAGGTGCGTTTGATGGGAGCCCTGGGTGGGCTCAATGCGGCGCAGTCCTGCGAGATTGGTTCGGGGATGGATGTGATCGAGCGCGTTGGCAGCGAAAACAACGATCCGATTCGTCACGATGGTTATCAGTCCAATACGCACGGCGGTTTGTTGGGTGGGATCACGACGGGGAGCCCGCTGGTGGCTCGGGTAGGCTTCAAGCCAACGTCGACGATTAACCTGCCTCAGAAATCGGTAACCAAAGATCTTTCCGACATCGATTTTGAACTGGCCAAGGGTCGGCATGATCCTTGTGTGGGCGTTCGTGCGGGAGTGACGTTGGAATCGCGAATGGCGATCGAGTTGCTCAACGCAGTACTGGCCTATCAGGCGACGGCTCATGCGGGTGATGCGATCCGATTGTTTGACCGGTAG
- a CDS encoding sensor histidine kinase — protein MDAARDQYEELAELAGSLAHEIKNPLSIIHMNIDLLSEDLVEIDTPSSRRCLPRVDMVRNQCERMEGLLRDFLRYARLRHIDLLPGSLNDQVRQVLDAYQAQADAQKIDLQRYLDPDLPSIRLHSDSLQSALINLIKNALEAMPDGGQLWARTYSNRGGVILDLIDSGSGLDDNTVMHMFEPFYSTKDGGSGLGLPTARKIIEAHGGRISVQSEVGRGTKFSLQFPVPPRLQ, from the coding sequence ATGGACGCCGCCCGCGACCAATACGAAGAACTCGCCGAACTGGCCGGATCGCTCGCCCACGAGATCAAAAATCCGCTGTCGATCATTCATATGAACATCGACCTACTCAGCGAAGACTTGGTCGAAATCGACACGCCGTCCAGCCGCCGTTGCCTGCCCCGCGTTGACATGGTTCGCAATCAATGCGAGCGAATGGAAGGCCTGCTTCGTGACTTCCTGCGCTACGCCCGACTGCGGCACATCGACCTGTTACCCGGCAGCCTGAACGACCAAGTTCGCCAAGTACTCGACGCCTACCAAGCCCAGGCTGACGCCCAAAAAATAGACCTGCAGCGTTATCTGGATCCCGATCTCCCTTCGATTCGGTTGCACAGCGACTCGTTGCAATCCGCCCTGATCAACCTGATCAAAAATGCACTCGAGGCCATGCCCGACGGCGGCCAACTCTGGGCTCGAACCTACAGCAATCGCGGCGGCGTGATCCTGGACCTGATCGACAGCGGATCGGGCCTGGACGACAACACGGTGATGCACATGTTTGAACCGTTCTACAGCACCAAAGATGGCGGTTCAGGTTTGGGATTGCCGACCGCTCGCAAGATCATCGAGGCCCATGGTGGCCGGATTAGCGTGCAAAGTGAAGTTGGGCGGGGGACGAAATTTTCGCTGCAATTCCCCGTGCCGCCTCGGCTACAGTAG
- a CDS encoding DUF2461 domain-containing protein: MTKSSPISEDLFEFLEDLNENNEREWFKANKDRYEQCVREPALDLIEQLEKPLMRSAPMLRVVAKRLGGSLMRIHRDTRFGKDKTPYKTNVGISLRHDGDGDIHGPGVYIHLACDECFVGAGSWRPAKETLAAIRQSIDADPKAWIKARDQRTFRKSFELAGESLKTSPRDYAKDHPMIEDLRRIDFIAVAPLSRKEVLADDAVKRIVELIRQAKPLMKFMCEAVELPY; the protein is encoded by the coding sequence GTGACTAAGTCCTCGCCTATTTCGGAAGACTTGTTTGAGTTTCTTGAAGACTTGAATGAGAACAACGAACGTGAATGGTTCAAAGCGAACAAAGATCGCTATGAGCAGTGCGTTCGTGAGCCGGCGTTGGACTTAATCGAGCAGCTGGAAAAACCGCTCATGCGATCCGCTCCGATGCTTCGCGTTGTTGCGAAGCGATTGGGCGGTTCACTGATGCGGATCCACCGCGACACGCGTTTCGGAAAAGACAAGACTCCCTATAAGACCAACGTAGGGATCTCTCTACGGCATGATGGTGACGGTGATATTCACGGGCCGGGTGTCTACATTCATCTAGCATGCGATGAGTGTTTTGTTGGTGCGGGCAGTTGGCGGCCAGCCAAGGAAACCCTTGCGGCGATTCGCCAGTCGATTGATGCGGACCCGAAGGCTTGGATCAAGGCTCGCGATCAGCGCACGTTCCGCAAGTCGTTTGAACTTGCGGGTGAATCGTTGAAGACGTCGCCGCGAGACTATGCCAAAGATCACCCCATGATCGAAGATCTCCGACGAATTGACTTCATTGCGGTCGCGCCGCTATCGCGAAAAGAAGTGCTTGCGGACGACGCCGTGAAACGAATCGTCGAGTTGATCCGTCAAGCCAAGCCGCTGATGAAGTTCATGTGCGAAGCGGTAGAGTTGCCGTACTAA
- a CDS encoding YdcF family protein produces MWRKLVVGFGLLPLPILATTYAQQGFIAAGRAATSMAMPTGIAWLALWLLTIHAFSVGKMRTAACCFLLFLAWTLSGTPFTTDSAIKLVEYPLEESPHPAFEKRTPASTPFDAVVTLGGSASLILDDFAEINDDGERIVSAAQAYHARATRTLITTGTSTDGMDNPAEVSRELLISLGVPPEVIFSIDGANTKAEMKSLAEFLDSPPSEWLDIVGRDSSPEIGLITSAFHIPRAMRLASGQGLALTPLPCAFRTSKTSKPWLASDLIPNADNQLKLGIAMKEMLAALLGR; encoded by the coding sequence GTGTGGCGAAAATTAGTTGTCGGTTTCGGCCTGCTTCCCCTGCCCATCTTGGCAACAACCTACGCCCAGCAAGGTTTTATCGCAGCCGGTCGCGCCGCCACCAGCATGGCCATGCCCACCGGAATCGCCTGGTTGGCACTGTGGTTGTTGACGATCCACGCGTTTAGCGTCGGCAAAATGCGAACCGCAGCCTGCTGTTTTCTACTCTTTCTGGCTTGGACACTCTCGGGAACCCCTTTCACCACCGACTCAGCCATCAAACTAGTCGAATACCCCCTGGAAGAAAGCCCACACCCCGCCTTTGAAAAACGCACCCCTGCGTCTACCCCTTTCGATGCGGTCGTGACCTTGGGCGGATCCGCCAGCCTGATTCTGGACGACTTCGCCGAAATCAACGATGACGGAGAACGGATCGTTTCCGCCGCCCAGGCGTACCATGCACGTGCGACGCGGACCCTCATCACTACGGGCACCTCCACCGACGGCATGGATAACCCCGCGGAAGTCAGCCGCGAACTGCTGATTTCCCTGGGCGTGCCCCCCGAAGTCATTTTCTCGATTGATGGGGCCAATACCAAGGCCGAAATGAAGTCGCTGGCTGAGTTCCTGGACTCTCCACCCTCAGAATGGCTTGACATTGTCGGACGAGACTCATCGCCGGAGATTGGCCTGATCACCAGTGCCTTCCACATTCCCCGCGCCATGCGACTGGCAAGCGGCCAAGGCCTGGCACTGACCCCGCTGCCCTGTGCGTTCCGAACGTCCAAGACATCCAAACCCTGGCTTGCATCGGACCTGATCCCAAACGCAGACAACCAGTTGAAGCTTGGAATCGCAATGAAAGAGATGCTGGCCGCCTTGCTGGGCAGGTAA
- a CDS encoding glycine cleavage system protein H, translated as MSDSFTFAMGEFDATFPSNYRYAKNHMWALPVADPNVASGTDSTQTTFRFGLTAYAVRLLQDVYFLDWTVEAPSPVKLRGEIGSIESKKAESDLFSPVAGLLTKINAAALDDPALINADPYGTGWLLEIQCEAGDSDILLTADQYAQHLEEAWQVAQRTIKGQANQ; from the coding sequence ATGAGCGACTCGTTCACCTTCGCGATGGGCGAGTTCGACGCCACGTTTCCGTCGAACTACCGATACGCCAAAAACCACATGTGGGCGTTACCGGTAGCGGATCCGAACGTTGCGTCTGGCACCGACAGCACTCAAACGACCTTTCGGTTTGGGCTGACCGCATACGCAGTTCGACTCTTACAGGACGTCTATTTCCTCGACTGGACGGTCGAGGCTCCTTCGCCCGTCAAGCTTCGCGGCGAAATCGGTTCGATTGAAAGCAAGAAGGCGGAAAGCGATCTCTTCTCACCGGTCGCTGGACTGCTGACCAAGATCAACGCGGCCGCCCTGGACGACCCGGCACTGATCAATGCGGATCCCTATGGCACCGGGTGGCTGCTGGAAATCCAGTGCGAAGCGGGCGACAGCGACATCCTGCTCACCGCCGACCAATACGCCCAGCACCTCGAAGAAGCCTGGCAGGTTGCCCAACGAACCATCAAAGGCCAAGCGAACCAGTAG
- a CDS encoding DUF4261 domain-containing protein — translation MAKGLFTQGIVVLMRQGVTIQEVAACCDDFYPSEPIEASEDWTFLGPAVLMNMDEDGSGKVVVDIVDRPWPDAMGDPEQDPELYAGWGLGSFGPFTCAGSLARAQEQSWVWEAGREMSEEPVAFVRVRSSYVLGNDDDDAPIIPEGYAPFDELALVTEIAAAITDLPQAICYFNPNGEVLRDLKTLNDSFEFAEENDFPPLDLWSNVRLFRLENEWAVMDTVGNAQLDLLDVEACFHAESYDFAEVEQFLRLVTCYLEEQEEPIESGDSMEGPGEVVWKVCVCDEGMVDPPRSVLRCFPQDGRPVPAECAVEGFPAEENEPPVEDASTGE, via the coding sequence ATGGCTAAGGGACTTTTCACCCAAGGCATCGTAGTTTTAATGCGTCAGGGCGTAACCATCCAAGAGGTGGCTGCTTGCTGTGACGACTTTTATCCGTCCGAACCCATCGAAGCGTCGGAAGATTGGACGTTTCTAGGGCCAGCTGTGCTGATGAATATGGATGAAGACGGTAGCGGCAAAGTCGTCGTCGACATCGTGGACCGTCCGTGGCCCGATGCGATGGGGGATCCAGAGCAAGATCCTGAGCTGTACGCGGGTTGGGGCCTCGGTAGTTTCGGACCGTTCACCTGCGCCGGATCGTTGGCACGGGCCCAGGAGCAATCGTGGGTTTGGGAAGCTGGCCGCGAGATGTCTGAAGAGCCCGTCGCGTTTGTCCGAGTGCGTAGTTCGTATGTGCTTGGCAACGACGACGATGATGCGCCCATCATTCCGGAAGGCTATGCACCGTTTGATGAGTTGGCGTTGGTCACCGAAATCGCAGCGGCGATCACGGATCTGCCGCAGGCGATTTGCTACTTCAATCCCAACGGGGAAGTGCTGCGGGACTTGAAGACACTCAACGACAGTTTTGAATTCGCCGAGGAGAACGATTTCCCGCCGCTGGATTTGTGGTCGAACGTTCGCTTGTTCCGTCTTGAAAACGAGTGGGCGGTGATGGACACCGTTGGCAACGCGCAATTGGATTTGTTGGATGTCGAAGCCTGCTTCCATGCGGAGTCGTACGACTTCGCCGAGGTCGAGCAGTTCTTGCGATTGGTGACCTGCTATCTAGAGGAGCAGGAAGAGCCAATCGAGAGTGGCGACTCGATGGAAGGGCCGGGCGAGGTGGTCTGGAAGGTTTGCGTTTGTGACGAGGGAATGGTCGATCCGCCTCGAAGCGTGTTGCGATGCTTCCCGCAGGATGGCCGACCCGTTCCCGCGGAGTGCGCAGTGGAAGGTTTTCCAGCGGAAGAAAATGAACCGCCGGTTGAAGACGCGTCAACGGGCGAATGA
- a CDS encoding phospholipase, which produces MVSLRFWGLFVVALVAGTNVVIAEGAFTREQFVGPSGEKLNYRLHVPEAQADASKLPLVLFLHGSGERGDDNEAQLKHGAREFLQDGRGERFPAILVAPQCPSGKRWVEIDWAQKSGVGQFPAEPSPAMKLVFGLLDEMTQRADVDLSRLYVTGLSMGGYGTWYAGARYRCPGLAVESGDQESGDLESRDLEIPKNGFAAMLAVCGGGDPLWADRYAATDIWAVHGGADSVVPVVRSREMISSIANQGHSGELRYTERPGVGHDSWSATYADEETYRWLFAQIRL; this is translated from the coding sequence ATGGTTTCGTTGCGTTTTTGGGGCTTGTTCGTCGTTGCTTTAGTCGCGGGGACCAACGTGGTAATCGCGGAAGGCGCATTTACTCGCGAGCAGTTTGTCGGCCCGAGTGGTGAAAAGCTTAACTACCGACTGCACGTCCCAGAGGCTCAGGCGGACGCTTCCAAGCTTCCCTTGGTGCTGTTTTTGCACGGTTCCGGAGAGCGAGGCGATGACAACGAGGCACAGTTGAAGCACGGTGCCCGTGAGTTTTTGCAGGACGGTCGCGGTGAGCGTTTTCCCGCGATACTAGTGGCGCCACAATGCCCGAGCGGAAAGCGATGGGTAGAGATCGATTGGGCTCAAAAGTCAGGCGTGGGGCAGTTCCCAGCGGAGCCATCCCCGGCGATGAAGCTTGTTTTTGGGCTGCTTGATGAGATGACTCAGCGAGCCGATGTCGATTTGTCGCGTTTGTACGTGACGGGACTTTCAATGGGCGGGTACGGAACCTGGTATGCCGGGGCTCGGTATCGTTGTCCAGGATTGGCTGTGGAGTCTGGGGATCAGGAATCCGGCGATTTGGAGTCCCGCGATTTGGAAATTCCGAAGAATGGATTTGCGGCCATGCTCGCGGTTTGCGGCGGTGGCGATCCACTTTGGGCTGATCGATACGCGGCGACCGATATTTGGGCTGTCCATGGCGGTGCCGATTCGGTGGTACCCGTGGTGCGGTCTCGAGAAATGATCTCCTCGATCGCGAACCAGGGTCACTCTGGGGAACTCCGTTATACTGAACGTCCCGGTGTGGGCCACGATAGTTGGTCTGCGACCTACGCAGATGAAGAAACGTATCGTTGGCTGTTCGCACAAATTCGTCTCTGA
- a CDS encoding YbjN domain-containing protein gives MSAQTDSFTAYLERGDIKYDLDDDRGLFRMLFDGKHGEIRVMIIVEDAMIQVFTHPANKIPEGYRTQIAEAVTRANYGLKLGKFEMDLDDGEIRYQTALPLGDSFPCDEVLDHILYVGGAMVDRYVPAFLSIVYGNEDVKLAIDAAEL, from the coding sequence ATGTCCGCTCAAACGGATTCATTCACCGCGTATTTAGAACGTGGGGATATTAAGTACGATCTCGACGATGACCGTGGTCTTTTCCGCATGTTGTTTGATGGCAAACACGGCGAGATTCGTGTGATGATCATTGTCGAAGATGCGATGATCCAGGTGTTCACGCATCCCGCCAATAAGATTCCAGAGGGCTATCGCACCCAGATTGCCGAGGCGGTGACTCGGGCTAATTACGGGCTGAAGCTTGGCAAGTTCGAGATGGACTTGGATGACGGGGAAATTCGTTATCAAACCGCCCTGCCCTTGGGCGATAGTTTTCCGTGCGACGAGGTACTCGACCATATCTTGTATGTCGGTGGTGCGATGGTCGATCGCTATGTCCCCGCTTTCTTGTCGATCGTTTACGGCAACGAGGACGTGAAGTTGGCAATCGACGCGGCGGAGCTGTAG